One genomic region from Equus asinus isolate D_3611 breed Donkey chromosome 8, EquAss-T2T_v2, whole genome shotgun sequence encodes:
- the LOC106837167 gene encoding cationic amino acid transporter 4-like isoform X3, whose product MAPGLPSTASVARFCQKLNRLKTLEEPTTETSLRRHLTTLDLILLGVGATVGLGLYMLTGTVAKEMAGPAVLVSFGVAAIASLLAALCYAELAARVPRKGSSYLFTYVFMGELWAFLVGWILLIQCIVGAAAMARFWSSYLDAIFSRSISSFTKAHVGTWQVPYLAQYPDFLAAGILLLASAFVSCGGRVSSWLSHTFLAISLAIILFIIILGFVLAHPHNWSAEEGGFAPFGFSGIMAGAATCIYGFVGFVAVAVSSEEARNPKRSVPMALAISVTLVAAANILASTVLTLMVPWHSLDPDWALPDAFHQRGYSWAAFIVVAGAICAMNTVLLRYIFFLPHIISAMAADGLFFQVFAHVYSRMQVPVVGILVFGFLMAFLALLIELEALVQFRCICALLTYTFVATSIIMLRFRKSLPASSQDPGSPLGTEQTSAPEPGQLRPALRPYLRFLDGCRRGAAVAWALGVLVASAITLDCVLVFGDSVLHLPPWGYTLLLLLSSATFLLSLLVLGAHQQPHRQDTFQVPMVPLTPALSILLNIFLMLQLSYVAWLSFSIWLLIGITVYFGYGIRQSKENQRARLGLTATRGNLEEMVPAAQTPSQAPAQEPGSMEQPASP is encoded by the exons ATGGCCCCGGGGCTGCCCAGCACTGCCAGTGTGGCGCGCTTCTGCCAGAAGCTGAACCGGCTGAAGACACTGGAGGAGCCCACCACAGAGACATCGCTGCGGCGCCACCTGACCACGCTGGACCTGATCCTGCTGGGTGTGGGTGCTACGGTGGGCTTGGGCCTGTACATGCTCACTGGCACCGTGGCCAAGGAGATGGCCGGCCCGGCAGTGCTCGTGTCCTTTGGCGTGGCTGCCATAGCCTCCTTGCTGGCAGCCCTATGCTACGCAGAGTTGGCAGCACGTGTGCCACGCAAGGGCTCTTCCTACCTGTTCACCTATGTGTTCATGGGTGAGCTGTGGGCCTTCCTCGTTGGCTGGATACTGCTCATCCAGTGTATCGTTGGGGCCGCTGCCATGGCCCGCTTCTGGAGCAGCTACCTAGATGCCATCTTCAGCCGCAGCATCAGCAGCTTCACCAAGGCCCATGTGGGCACCTGGCAGGTGCCCTACCTGGCCCAGTACCCAGACTTCCTGGCTGCTGGCATCCTGCTTTTGGCCTCTGCATTTGTGTCCTGTGGAGGTCGTGTCTCTTCCTGGCTCAGCCACACCTTCCTTGCTATCAGCCTGGCCATCatcctcttcatcatcatcctGGGGTTTGTCCTGGCCCACCCGCACAACTGGAGCGCTGAGGAGGGCGGCTTTGCACCCTTTGGTTTCTCTGGCATCATGGCTGGCGCCGCCACCTGCATCTATGGCTTTGTGGgctttgttgctgttgctgtctCTAGCGAGGAGGCCCGGAACCCAAAGCGATCTGTGCCTATGGCCCTCGCCATCTCGGTTACCCTGGTGGCTGCTGCCAACATCCTTGCCTCAACTGTGCTCACCCTCATGGTGCCCTGGCACAGCCTGGACCCTGACTGGGCACTTCCTGATGCCTTCCACCAGCGGGGCTATAGCTGGGCAGCCTTCATTGTGGTGGCTGGTGCAATCTGCG CCATGAACACTGTCCTGCTCAGGTACATCTTTTTCTTGCCACATATCATCTCTGCCATGGCTGCCGATGGGCTCTTCTTCCAGGTGTTTGCCCATGTGTACTCCCGGATGCAGGTGCCCGTGGTGGGCATCCTGGTGTTCGGGTTCCTCATGGCTTTCCTGGCTCTGCTGATCGAACTTGAGGCACTAGTGCAGTTCCGCTGCATCTGTGCACTGCTGACCTACACCTTCGTGGCCACCAGCATTATCATGCTACGCTTCCGAAAGTCCCTGCCAGCCAGTTCTCAGGACCCAGGCAGCCCTCTGGGCACCGAGCAGACCTCAGCCCCTGAGCCCGGGCAGCTGCGACCAGCCCTGAGGCCCTACCTCCGCTTTCTGGATGGGTGCAGGCGTGGAGCCGCTGTGGCTTGGGCCCTCGGTGTCCTGGTGGCCTCGGCCATCACCCTGGACTGCGTGCTGGTCTTTGGGGACTCGGTCCTGCACCTCCCGCCCTGGGGCTAcaccctgctgctcctgctcagcTCCGCCACGTTTCTGCTCAGTCTCCTCGTCCTGGGGGCCCACCAGCAGCCGCACCGCCAGGACACCTTTCAG GTTCCCATGGTGCCCCTGACTCCCGCCCTGAGCATCCTCCTCAACATCTTCCTCATGCTGCAGCTGAGCTACGTGGCCTGGCTGAGCTTCTCCATCTGGCTGCTGATTG GAATCACGGTGTATTTTGGCTACGGCATCAGGCAGAGCAAGGAGAACCAGCGGGCACGGCTAGGGTTGACGGCCACACGTGGCAACCTGGAAGAGATGGTGCCAGCCGCGCAAACCCCCAGCCAGGCACCGGCCCAGGAGCCCGGCTCCATGGAGCAGCCTGCCAGTCCATGA
- the LOC106837167 gene encoding cationic amino acid transporter 4-like isoform X1, whose translation MAPGLPSTASVARFCQKLNRLKTLEEPTTETSLRRHLTTLDLILLGVGATVGLGLYMLTGTVAKEMAGPAVLVSFGVAAIASLLAALCYAELAARVPRKGSSYLFTYVFMGELWAFLVGWILLIQCIVGAAAMARFWSSYLDAIFSRSISSFTKAHVGTWQVPYLAQYPDFLAAGILLLASAFVSCGGRVSSWLSHTFLAISLAIILFIIILGFVLAHPHNWSAEEGGFAPFGFSGIMAGAATCIYGFVGFVAVAVSSEEARNPKRSVPMALAISVTLVAAANILASTVLTLMVPWHSLDPDWALPDAFHQRGYSWAAFIVVAGAICAMNTVLLRYIFFLPHIISAMAADGLFFQVFAHVYSRMQVPVVGILVFGFLMAFLALLIELEALVQFRCICALLTYTFVATSIIMLRFRKSLPASSQDPGSPLGTEQTSAPEPGQLRPALRPYLRFLDGCRRGAAVAWALGVLVASAITLDCVLVFGDSVLHLPPWGYTLLLLLSSATFLLSLLVLGAHQQPHRQDTFQVPMVPLTPALSILLNIFLMLQLSYVAWLSFSIWLLIGFCRPYRNHGVFWLRHQAEQGEPAGTARVDGHTWQPGRDGASRANPQPGTGPGARLHGAACQSMRTTGGLLTVPHILWRPEGLAAPLSGAAQVCRSSHAWGSLRTSAQVLSFESLGVGHGQRWCGGLCPVPSSV comes from the exons ATGGCCCCGGGGCTGCCCAGCACTGCCAGTGTGGCGCGCTTCTGCCAGAAGCTGAACCGGCTGAAGACACTGGAGGAGCCCACCACAGAGACATCGCTGCGGCGCCACCTGACCACGCTGGACCTGATCCTGCTGGGTGTGGGTGCTACGGTGGGCTTGGGCCTGTACATGCTCACTGGCACCGTGGCCAAGGAGATGGCCGGCCCGGCAGTGCTCGTGTCCTTTGGCGTGGCTGCCATAGCCTCCTTGCTGGCAGCCCTATGCTACGCAGAGTTGGCAGCACGTGTGCCACGCAAGGGCTCTTCCTACCTGTTCACCTATGTGTTCATGGGTGAGCTGTGGGCCTTCCTCGTTGGCTGGATACTGCTCATCCAGTGTATCGTTGGGGCCGCTGCCATGGCCCGCTTCTGGAGCAGCTACCTAGATGCCATCTTCAGCCGCAGCATCAGCAGCTTCACCAAGGCCCATGTGGGCACCTGGCAGGTGCCCTACCTGGCCCAGTACCCAGACTTCCTGGCTGCTGGCATCCTGCTTTTGGCCTCTGCATTTGTGTCCTGTGGAGGTCGTGTCTCTTCCTGGCTCAGCCACACCTTCCTTGCTATCAGCCTGGCCATCatcctcttcatcatcatcctGGGGTTTGTCCTGGCCCACCCGCACAACTGGAGCGCTGAGGAGGGCGGCTTTGCACCCTTTGGTTTCTCTGGCATCATGGCTGGCGCCGCCACCTGCATCTATGGCTTTGTGGgctttgttgctgttgctgtctCTAGCGAGGAGGCCCGGAACCCAAAGCGATCTGTGCCTATGGCCCTCGCCATCTCGGTTACCCTGGTGGCTGCTGCCAACATCCTTGCCTCAACTGTGCTCACCCTCATGGTGCCCTGGCACAGCCTGGACCCTGACTGGGCACTTCCTGATGCCTTCCACCAGCGGGGCTATAGCTGGGCAGCCTTCATTGTGGTGGCTGGTGCAATCTGCG CCATGAACACTGTCCTGCTCAGGTACATCTTTTTCTTGCCACATATCATCTCTGCCATGGCTGCCGATGGGCTCTTCTTCCAGGTGTTTGCCCATGTGTACTCCCGGATGCAGGTGCCCGTGGTGGGCATCCTGGTGTTCGGGTTCCTCATGGCTTTCCTGGCTCTGCTGATCGAACTTGAGGCACTAGTGCAGTTCCGCTGCATCTGTGCACTGCTGACCTACACCTTCGTGGCCACCAGCATTATCATGCTACGCTTCCGAAAGTCCCTGCCAGCCAGTTCTCAGGACCCAGGCAGCCCTCTGGGCACCGAGCAGACCTCAGCCCCTGAGCCCGGGCAGCTGCGACCAGCCCTGAGGCCCTACCTCCGCTTTCTGGATGGGTGCAGGCGTGGAGCCGCTGTGGCTTGGGCCCTCGGTGTCCTGGTGGCCTCGGCCATCACCCTGGACTGCGTGCTGGTCTTTGGGGACTCGGTCCTGCACCTCCCGCCCTGGGGCTAcaccctgctgctcctgctcagcTCCGCCACGTTTCTGCTCAGTCTCCTCGTCCTGGGGGCCCACCAGCAGCCGCACCGCCAGGACACCTTTCAG GTTCCCATGGTGCCCCTGACTCCCGCCCTGAGCATCCTCCTCAACATCTTCCTCATGCTGCAGCTGAGCTACGTGGCCTGGCTGAGCTTCTCCATCTGGCTGCTGATTG GCTTTTGTCGCCCCTACAGGAATCACGGTGTATTTTGGCTACGGCATCAGGCAGAGCAAGGAGAACCAGCGGGCACGGCTAGGGTTGACGGCCACACGTGGCAACCTGGAAGAGATGGTGCCAGCCGCGCAAACCCCCAGCCAGGCACCGGCCCAGGAGCCCGGCTCCATGGAGCAGCCTGCCAGTCCATGAGGACCACGGGGGGCCTGCTTACTGTCCCCCACATTCTTTGGAGGCCGGAGGGGCTGGCAGCCCCTCTATCCGGGGCAGCTCAGGTGTGTAGGTCTTCCCATGCCTGGGGGTCCCTCAGGACCTCAGCCCAGGTGCTGAGCTTCGAGTCTTTGGGAGTGGGCCATGGCCAGCGCTGGTGTGGTGGACTGTGCCCAGTGCCATCCAGTGTATGA
- the LOC106837167 gene encoding cationic amino acid transporter 4-like isoform X2: MAPGLPSTASVARFCQKLNRLKTLEEPTTETSLRRHLTTLDLILLGVGATVGLGLYMLTGTVAKEMAGPAVLVSFGVAAIASLLAALCYAELAARVPRKGSSYLFTYVFMGELWAFLVGWILLIQCIVGAAAMARFWSSYLDAIFSRSISSFTKAHVGTWQVPYLAQYPDFLAAGILLLASAFVSCGGRVSSWLSHTFLAISLAIILFIIILGFVLAHPHNWSAEEGGFAPFGFSGIMAGAATCIYGFVGFVAVAVSSEEARNPKRSVPMALAISVTLVAAANILASTVLTLMVPWHSLDPDWALPDAFHQRGYSWAAFIVVAGAICAMNTVLLRYIFFLPHIISAMAADGLFFQVFAHVYSRMQVPVVGILVFGFLMAFLALLIELEALVQFRCICALLTYTFVATSIIMLRFRKSLPASSQDPGSPLGTEQTSAPEPGQLRPALRPYLRFLDGCRRGAAVAWALGVLVASAITLDCVLVFGDSVLHLPPWGYTLLLLLSSATFLLSLLVLGAHQQPHRQDTFQVPMVPLTPALSILLNIFLMLQLSYVAWLSFSIWLLIGFCRPYRNHGVFWLRHQAEQGEPAGTARVDGHTWQPGRDGASRANPQPGTGPGARLHGAACQSMRTTGGLLTVPHILWRPEGLAAPLSGAAQVETTNSSPGPMQMSDRRPFDIKKLKTPPSD; encoded by the exons ATGGCCCCGGGGCTGCCCAGCACTGCCAGTGTGGCGCGCTTCTGCCAGAAGCTGAACCGGCTGAAGACACTGGAGGAGCCCACCACAGAGACATCGCTGCGGCGCCACCTGACCACGCTGGACCTGATCCTGCTGGGTGTGGGTGCTACGGTGGGCTTGGGCCTGTACATGCTCACTGGCACCGTGGCCAAGGAGATGGCCGGCCCGGCAGTGCTCGTGTCCTTTGGCGTGGCTGCCATAGCCTCCTTGCTGGCAGCCCTATGCTACGCAGAGTTGGCAGCACGTGTGCCACGCAAGGGCTCTTCCTACCTGTTCACCTATGTGTTCATGGGTGAGCTGTGGGCCTTCCTCGTTGGCTGGATACTGCTCATCCAGTGTATCGTTGGGGCCGCTGCCATGGCCCGCTTCTGGAGCAGCTACCTAGATGCCATCTTCAGCCGCAGCATCAGCAGCTTCACCAAGGCCCATGTGGGCACCTGGCAGGTGCCCTACCTGGCCCAGTACCCAGACTTCCTGGCTGCTGGCATCCTGCTTTTGGCCTCTGCATTTGTGTCCTGTGGAGGTCGTGTCTCTTCCTGGCTCAGCCACACCTTCCTTGCTATCAGCCTGGCCATCatcctcttcatcatcatcctGGGGTTTGTCCTGGCCCACCCGCACAACTGGAGCGCTGAGGAGGGCGGCTTTGCACCCTTTGGTTTCTCTGGCATCATGGCTGGCGCCGCCACCTGCATCTATGGCTTTGTGGgctttgttgctgttgctgtctCTAGCGAGGAGGCCCGGAACCCAAAGCGATCTGTGCCTATGGCCCTCGCCATCTCGGTTACCCTGGTGGCTGCTGCCAACATCCTTGCCTCAACTGTGCTCACCCTCATGGTGCCCTGGCACAGCCTGGACCCTGACTGGGCACTTCCTGATGCCTTCCACCAGCGGGGCTATAGCTGGGCAGCCTTCATTGTGGTGGCTGGTGCAATCTGCG CCATGAACACTGTCCTGCTCAGGTACATCTTTTTCTTGCCACATATCATCTCTGCCATGGCTGCCGATGGGCTCTTCTTCCAGGTGTTTGCCCATGTGTACTCCCGGATGCAGGTGCCCGTGGTGGGCATCCTGGTGTTCGGGTTCCTCATGGCTTTCCTGGCTCTGCTGATCGAACTTGAGGCACTAGTGCAGTTCCGCTGCATCTGTGCACTGCTGACCTACACCTTCGTGGCCACCAGCATTATCATGCTACGCTTCCGAAAGTCCCTGCCAGCCAGTTCTCAGGACCCAGGCAGCCCTCTGGGCACCGAGCAGACCTCAGCCCCTGAGCCCGGGCAGCTGCGACCAGCCCTGAGGCCCTACCTCCGCTTTCTGGATGGGTGCAGGCGTGGAGCCGCTGTGGCTTGGGCCCTCGGTGTCCTGGTGGCCTCGGCCATCACCCTGGACTGCGTGCTGGTCTTTGGGGACTCGGTCCTGCACCTCCCGCCCTGGGGCTAcaccctgctgctcctgctcagcTCCGCCACGTTTCTGCTCAGTCTCCTCGTCCTGGGGGCCCACCAGCAGCCGCACCGCCAGGACACCTTTCAG GTTCCCATGGTGCCCCTGACTCCCGCCCTGAGCATCCTCCTCAACATCTTCCTCATGCTGCAGCTGAGCTACGTGGCCTGGCTGAGCTTCTCCATCTGGCTGCTGATTG GCTTTTGTCGCCCCTACAGGAATCACGGTGTATTTTGGCTACGGCATCAGGCAGAGCAAGGAGAACCAGCGGGCACGGCTAGGGTTGACGGCCACACGTGGCAACCTGGAAGAGATGGTGCCAGCCGCGCAAACCCCCAGCCAGGCACCGGCCCAGGAGCCCGGCTCCATGGAGCAGCCTGCCAGTCCATGAGGACCACGGGGGGCCTGCTTACTGTCCCCCACATTCTTTGGAGGCCGGAGGGGCTGGCAGCCCCTCTATCCGGGGCAGCTCAG gttgagaccaccaactcatcacctgggcccatgcagatgtctgataggcgaccttttgacatcaagaagcTGAAGACTCCACCTTCAGATTAG
- the LOC106837167 gene encoding cationic amino acid transporter 4-like isoform X4, translating into MAPGLPSTASVARFCQKLNRLKTLEEPTTETSLRRHLTTLDLILLGVGATVGLGLYMLTGTVAKEMAGPAVLVSFGVAAIASLLAALCYAELAARVPRKGSSYLFTYVFMGELWAFLVGWILLIQCIVGAAAMARFWSSYLDAIFSRSISSFTKAHVGTWQVPYLAQYPDFLAAGILLLASAFVSCGGRVSSWLSHTFLAISLAIILFIIILGFVLAHPHNWSAEEGGFAPFGFSGIMAGAATCIYGFVGFVAVAVSSEEARNPKRSVPMALAISVTLVAAANILASTVLTLMVPWHSLDPDWALPDAFHQRGYSWAAFIVVAGAICAMNTVLLRYIFFLPHIISAMAADGLFFQVFAHVYSRMQVPVVGILVFGFLMAFLALLIELEALVQFRCICALLTYTFVATSIIMLRFRKSLPASSQDPGSPLGTEQTSAPEPGQLRPALRPYLRFLDGCRRGAAVAWALGVLVASAITLDCVLVFGDSVLHLPPWGYTLLLLLSSATFLLSLLVLGAHQQPHRQDTFQVPMVPLTPALSILLNIFLMLQLSYVAWLSFSIWLLIG; encoded by the exons ATGGCCCCGGGGCTGCCCAGCACTGCCAGTGTGGCGCGCTTCTGCCAGAAGCTGAACCGGCTGAAGACACTGGAGGAGCCCACCACAGAGACATCGCTGCGGCGCCACCTGACCACGCTGGACCTGATCCTGCTGGGTGTGGGTGCTACGGTGGGCTTGGGCCTGTACATGCTCACTGGCACCGTGGCCAAGGAGATGGCCGGCCCGGCAGTGCTCGTGTCCTTTGGCGTGGCTGCCATAGCCTCCTTGCTGGCAGCCCTATGCTACGCAGAGTTGGCAGCACGTGTGCCACGCAAGGGCTCTTCCTACCTGTTCACCTATGTGTTCATGGGTGAGCTGTGGGCCTTCCTCGTTGGCTGGATACTGCTCATCCAGTGTATCGTTGGGGCCGCTGCCATGGCCCGCTTCTGGAGCAGCTACCTAGATGCCATCTTCAGCCGCAGCATCAGCAGCTTCACCAAGGCCCATGTGGGCACCTGGCAGGTGCCCTACCTGGCCCAGTACCCAGACTTCCTGGCTGCTGGCATCCTGCTTTTGGCCTCTGCATTTGTGTCCTGTGGAGGTCGTGTCTCTTCCTGGCTCAGCCACACCTTCCTTGCTATCAGCCTGGCCATCatcctcttcatcatcatcctGGGGTTTGTCCTGGCCCACCCGCACAACTGGAGCGCTGAGGAGGGCGGCTTTGCACCCTTTGGTTTCTCTGGCATCATGGCTGGCGCCGCCACCTGCATCTATGGCTTTGTGGgctttgttgctgttgctgtctCTAGCGAGGAGGCCCGGAACCCAAAGCGATCTGTGCCTATGGCCCTCGCCATCTCGGTTACCCTGGTGGCTGCTGCCAACATCCTTGCCTCAACTGTGCTCACCCTCATGGTGCCCTGGCACAGCCTGGACCCTGACTGGGCACTTCCTGATGCCTTCCACCAGCGGGGCTATAGCTGGGCAGCCTTCATTGTGGTGGCTGGTGCAATCTGCG CCATGAACACTGTCCTGCTCAGGTACATCTTTTTCTTGCCACATATCATCTCTGCCATGGCTGCCGATGGGCTCTTCTTCCAGGTGTTTGCCCATGTGTACTCCCGGATGCAGGTGCCCGTGGTGGGCATCCTGGTGTTCGGGTTCCTCATGGCTTTCCTGGCTCTGCTGATCGAACTTGAGGCACTAGTGCAGTTCCGCTGCATCTGTGCACTGCTGACCTACACCTTCGTGGCCACCAGCATTATCATGCTACGCTTCCGAAAGTCCCTGCCAGCCAGTTCTCAGGACCCAGGCAGCCCTCTGGGCACCGAGCAGACCTCAGCCCCTGAGCCCGGGCAGCTGCGACCAGCCCTGAGGCCCTACCTCCGCTTTCTGGATGGGTGCAGGCGTGGAGCCGCTGTGGCTTGGGCCCTCGGTGTCCTGGTGGCCTCGGCCATCACCCTGGACTGCGTGCTGGTCTTTGGGGACTCGGTCCTGCACCTCCCGCCCTGGGGCTAcaccctgctgctcctgctcagcTCCGCCACGTTTCTGCTCAGTCTCCTCGTCCTGGGGGCCCACCAGCAGCCGCACCGCCAGGACACCTTTCAG GTTCCCATGGTGCCCCTGACTCCCGCCCTGAGCATCCTCCTCAACATCTTCCTCATGCTGCAGCTGAGCTACGTGGCCTGGCTGAGCTTCTCCATCTGGCTGCTGATTG gttga